The stretch of DNA ACTGAGACTGGGCACTGTATGGGCTAGGAATGACCTGAAAAATCATAACATTTCCTGTATAACTCAGAATTATTCATTTGTCATCTCTAAAATACCTTCTGTTTAGCTTACCTTCTCAGAATCACCAGTGAATTTGTGAGTATTCAGACATCCAAAATATGTGCtcaaaagtagtttttaaaaagaagccaggtgcggtggctcacgcctgtaatcccagcacttgggaggccaaggcgggcagatcacgaggtcaggagatcaagaccatcctgggtaacacggtgaaaccctgtctctactaaaaatacaaaaaattagctgggtgtggtggcaggtgcctgtaatctcagctaaagAGACATAAGAACCAAAGTAAATAAAAGTCATACTTTTAATACGTAAAACTTTCTTTCAGGCTACTGTTGCTGCGTTTGCTGCCAGTGAAGGACATTCTCATCCTCGAGTTGTTGAGCTACCAAAAACAGAAGAGGGCCTTGGATTCAATATTATGGGAGGCAAAGAACAAAACTCTCCAATCTATATATCTCGAATAATTCCAGGTGGAATTGCTGATAGACATGGGGGCCTCAAACGTGGAGATCAACTCCTCTCTGTTAATGGCGTGGTAAGgatgaattttatttctatttgtagtGATCTGTTGTGACCACCTGGGGGTGTATTTGAGTTATAGGAGAAACCTAAGAAACTTGTGGTTTAGAAATGCCTTGAgggagtggccgggcgcggtggctcaagcctgtaatcccagcactttgggaggccgagacgggcggatcacgaggtcaggagatcgagaccatcctggctaacacggtgaaaccccgtctctactaaaaatacaaaaaaactagccgggcgaggtggcgggtgcctatagtcccagctactggggaggctgaggcaggagaatggcgtggacccgggaggcggagcttgcagtgagctgagatccggccactgcactccagcccgggcaacagagcaagactctgtctcaaaaaaaaaaaaaaaaaaaaagaaatgccttgaGGGAATCCTGGGCAGTACTGTTAAAACAgtgatccttttctttttttaagcactGTAAGTGTATTTTGCAGTGTAAATTAGCAGTGCTTAGTGTATGTAATTTTTATGACATAAGCTCTTTATTAAAGGCAATACATTAAATTAGAAGTCTACCCTCATTTTACTCATATGGCAATTGCTTGATCTACTGACATAATAAGGCATATATATTGATATGCTAATTATTTGGAACTTAAAAGCCAGTTTTTAGATTATAAACAGAATGTATGTAAGAGGATTTCATATAGATTAAAATGGTAAGGCAGGATTATTTCTTAGTTTTATAATGTTGGAATAATATAACATTAAAACTTTcttccttatatatattttaataatttttacatttttagttacTTTCAAAACTTAGTGtatggttgtttgtttttttttcccctagagtgTTGAAGGAGAACATCATGAAAAAGCTGTAGAACTGCTGAAAGCTGCACAAGGAAAGGTTAAATTAGTGGTGCGATATACACCCAAAGTCTTAGAAGAAATGGAGTCGCGCTTTGAAAAAATGAGATCAGCAAAACGCAGGCAACAGACCTAATACATTTCAAAACTTgatatttcattttgcattttagcTAGAGAAGTTTTCCTTGTGACTTACTAATGGCTGCAATGCCAATGattgtaagaaaagaaacaaatttatcaTGAAATTCTCCTTGCCATTTTATAAATGCCTATTTTAACATCATTTGTGGTTCTAGAGATGCATACTTTTTTCtgacaagaaaaagtaaaaggtgATGAGGGCAATTCTGTCCTACTGTTTTTACAGGCCTTTTTCAAATGCAGATTTTGTCATAAAGTtgttatagattttttaaaatgcttttttaatattaaaatgtacttttacattcttaatctttttttagaaaggaaaagtttTCTTCATTTGGCTGCTGATTTAAAAGTAAAGTTCTCCAATTCTTTTTTTGCTTACTCTGTTTTTTTTAACCTGTGAAATTTCTTTACGGTTTTCCAAGAAGTTAAATATAACAGTCTCACCTACAGCAGTTCATTACACCGTCAACGTTAACATCATTGctgcattttgtattttgaacACACACATAATGTATATAAAACCAGTGGTAAATCATGACGCAGCCCAGTGCAAGTTTTTTCACTTTTACTTAAGcataatatataatagatattcatttatattgatttataaaaGTAAGTTTTTAAACACTGAAACAATCATTGCTAAAGGATGTATTCTTAATATTTGAACATTGAGGCAAGAGGATGTAATTGATAGCATTACTTATTACATCCCTATTTATATTCAACAATACATCAAATTATAAATGCGAAACAGGTTCAGATTTCAtcttttgcaatttattttaaatactattcatttttatttaaatgcacaGTATTTCCCCTATATTTTGGTCCTTCCATTCCTAGAGAGAAATCAGTTATTTTGTGGTGGGAAGTAGGtgaagcaaagaaggaaaagtaaTACCGTTAACTTCACTAGCTTCAAGAGTAGACATTCTTACTAGCTCaatttaaataattgattttaggaagaaaagaggatATATTTAAGATACATAGAAATTATGATGTGATGTTTTCATGAGAATCGGTAGATTCCATCAAAATAAGTAGGAACTCATACTAAAATTGTTGGATTTAGAGATGCACCTTTTGTTTGTGATTCAAATATGggaatttgagaaatatttcatttgtccACTGGATGTCACTGTTTCACTAAAAGGCAGCTATTAGTGTGTGACTGTGACTGAGGTCTTAAAGACTGAAAGAGTTGAGGTTCATTTTCTGTCACAATGGAACATGTGTACTTTAAGAAAAACTTAAGTGACAAATGTTAGAAGATGATGGATTGAAAAATATAAGTAATTTGGCATCGTTATTGACCCTGTATAAAAGAGTGGGCATTTTGTAACATTCCTTCAGGAAGAATAGTATGCTTTTTTCTGCATGTTTGTGATCACTGTGAGTGAGTCTCAGATGATTATTCCAGTTTtcaatgatttttcaaaataaaagtcaatCGGCATTGTTATTTATCATTTAGGTATTGAACACTGGATTGCATGGTTGAATGTGTCTTTAATCCACTGCAAAATGTGCTTGTTATTGATAGGATCACATTGttaaattgtatattttcaaaattaattgatgttttaaaaatgttgagaCCAAAGTAGTATAGAAGTATGGACTTAATTTAATTGTAAAATTATTAGAGGTATTTGTTGTAGAGCTTTATATATTAAAGAGGTATTGGTGCATATGAAAACAGTAATATTATTGTTATGCTTGTATTCTTGCATTTCAGGGTAAATAAACCCTGAAGAAATCTTATTTTAGTATAGCTACAGCTGCAATAGCTTTTACAGATGTATCaacatttcattataaattatagcTTCCTGGGTCTGTGTTTCAGCTGTTTAAGAACTTTCAGCCAAGTTAAATCTTTTTTGGTGTTGAAACTTTTAGTAAGTTGagtaagctattttttttttccctacagtAATCCACAATCTGTTCTTTGTGTGGGTTGACACCTAtttataattcttaaaataaggGTAGCTCAAAGGAGCCAAATATAGTAGTTTAGCTTGCTGCTGTTGAGCGTGAATAGCAGTAGTTTGTTTTCATTAATGCAGTTTTCATAATATATCCCAGAATTTTAAATCTTGACCATAGAAAAATACAGTCATTCATTGGCAGAGATGTACAGTGGTGGTTTAGTGCCACTGGGAAATCATGGGAATTTTTATCTTAGAAACGGATGATTCATGAATAAAACTAGGTACATAGTATATGATAGATGTTTGATTTGTcaattacaaatataaattatcacccccatttccatttattttcttgatatatCAAAATGTGTTGACTTAGTGATTCTCAATCTTAGCTACATATTAGAAAGCCCGgcagagctttaaaaaattgataccTGGGTCCTATTCCATAACAACTAAAtcaaaaccactttttttttttaaagctttccaAGTGGTTCTAAAGGACACCTAGGGTTGAGAACCCATTATAAAATGATCTGATTACACTGGACACTGTCAGGAAGTATCAGAACAGTTTAATTTGCAGCTACTTAAtgattaattatatttcttaggttttttttttttttttttttttcttccaaagagacaggatcttgctttgtcccccaggctggaacacagtggtgtgatcatagctcactgcggcctgaAACTCTTTggcttccacctcagccttccaaagcatgaggattataggtgtgagccactacacctggccaagtAATTTCTTTAGGAATAAAAGGTACTTGGCATTTCTTGTTTGGGAAGTAATTAcagtcttatctttttttttttttaaataaagtctaCCAGTAGTTTAAATGTGAGCTTTTTATGTCTGTCATCATTCTGCCCCCTTTGCCTTTAAAACTTACAAGAATACGTGTCTGTTACTTGAGAAAGCATGTGTAAAAATTGCAGATGAGCAGTATTGTCGTTAATATATGTGCTGTCTTAATATGAGCACTTGATTTGTTAGTGTAATACTAGATTATAGCAGCCTAGTTCTTTAGGATTTGATGAttcaaacatgtttttttttttttttttgagacggagtctggctgttgcccaggctggcatgcagtggtgcaatctcagctcacttcaacctccgccgcCTCAAggcagttcaagcgattctcctgcctcagcctcccgagtagctgggactacaggcgtgtgctaccacgcccggctaatttttttgtatttttagtagagacaggatttcaccatgttagtcaggatagtctcaatctcctgacctcgtgattcaccccccgcggcctccctaagtgctggaattactggcatgagccaccgtgcccagcctcaaatatgtttttaaaaaatatcattgtcCTCCTCCTCtaagatttttaaagttcttttgctCAAGTACTTAAGTAGTTTGGCTCAAGTACTTTGTTTACAATTAAAATGGATATTACAGCATTTAATAGAAGAAATGGTTATGGCTTATCCAAAAAGAATGTCAGCATGACGACTTTAAAAACTAcatgtttgtgaatattttataatgtagaaTGATCATTGAAATACCAAGGATTCTAGTAATTGTATTTCctgaataaatgtatgtttatgaATTTTCTAACCTACATTTTGTTGTGTCCTCTGCCAACAATCTGGTTTTATAATTGTTGTCTAAAGTTTGCTGGTAGTGTTTCTTCAAAGGTTATTCCAGTTATGGTTAAGTAGTGGGAAAAATCACTTACTAATTTTCAAGAACTTTGAGACTAATTTGTATTGACtcggtttttaaaaatactggcaaatactatgcttctacttttaaaatttgtggtaATACCCAGAATGGATGTAAAATGACCCTTTTTCAATAGattaattcatttatcaatttaattctgatttttaaggcatatttaaaataaatttgtatgagTTATGTCCTCGTTCTTTGGAATTGAAAAAAGTTGATATAACTACACAATAGATAATATTTGTGAAAGCTATGTATAAAAAAAGCATAATTCATGGTGGCTGCCGAAATGAAACTTTGAATTTCTATATTTTGGTTTgtctttcataaaattaaaaaaaaaaaaaaccattttcttgTGTTATTTCGAGAGTGGCAATATGACATGTGATTGAGAGCACAGATTCTGAAGCCAGACAACTCTGGTTTCAATCCCAGTTCCACCATTACCGTGTGTCACCTTAAACAAATTGCTTGATttctttgtgccttagtttcctcacctgtcaTTGGTAATAAAAATACCTGTAAGTGTCATGCCATTTTCTGTAAGGCCCTTAAAAAGGTGCCTGGCATAGTAAATActgtttgtgtttgcttttgttcaTGTAAAATAGCTTCAGAACCTTATGAGCTAAAGGAAATAATTCtggtcaaaaaattaaaattagcaagtttttatttttgatgtttagAAAACAACCTTTATGCTTAAAAACTTTAGAAGAATAAAATTCATAAGAAATTATCAAATTTCTGTTTTGGTCAAAGAaactcagaatttttaaattggaaCTTTGAGGATTAAAGCCATATTCAAATGGAAATCATTGGAAAATAAGTCCAAGTAAAGATTTGTTAAACTGTAAGGCAACAACCTAGGTCTAGAGATAGTAGACTGCTGGACTAGGTGTTAGTACAAGGCATCACCAccattaactttaaaaaagtgtGGAAATGTGCCATGCAGCCGAGGAACAACAAAAAGCATTTAGTGTTAGGACTCAGTTTTTTCAAAACTTTCGTAGACCAGAGTTTGCATTTGTTAAATTTTTCGAGTTTTGTTATATTCACCATTTTGATTATTCTGATTTTAATATAATGAATTGCTGACCCATATTTTGTACATGTATTTATTAGTGGCAGATAATCTCCCTGATGGAATCTTTAAGATTTACTTTATATACAGAGCAAAAGGTAAATTCATACAGAACCCATTTGtcgattttatttttttgaattttaaattttaaagggaCAAATGCTTCATTCCAATAAGGTATATGTAAGACCTCTCCTAATTCTCATGAACTATACCTGTTGGTTAGAATGAGAAGTCATCCACACTGTCTTACCTAGAGACAACTTTAAAAACaccaaatcttttttatttatttatttttttgtgacggGGTCTATTTGGACACCACAATATGTATACTTAAAATCACCAAACATCAAGATTTGGTgttttggggccaggtgcagtggctgacacctgtaatcccagcacttagggaggctgaggcaggtggatcgcttgagcccaggagtttgagaccagcctgggcaacatggcaagaccccgtctctactaaaaatacacaaattgagGCCCAGCatagtggctcgcgcctgtaatcccaacactttgggaggccaaggagggtggatcacttgaggtcaggagttcaagaccagcctggccaacatggcgaaaccttgtctctactgaaaatacaaaaataagccaggcatggtggcgtgttcctgtaatcccagctacttgggaggctgaggcaggagaattgcttgaacccaggagccagaggttgcagtgagctaagatttcaccactgcactccagcctaggcaacagaataagactctcaataaaagtacaaaaattagccaggtgtggtggcacgtccctgtagtcctagctactagggaagctgaggttctcatgagaattgcttgagcccaggaggcagagattgcactgaactgagatagcaccactacactccagcctgggcaacagagaccccatctcaaaaaaaaaagatttggtgtTTTTAAAGTTATCTCTAGGTAAACCTGTGGATGATTTCTCATTCTAACCAATAGGGATAGAAATTTTAGCCACTGCAGCAGGTAAGTTTCCTGTATATGGCAGTTACTGGAAGTAATTCATTTCATCAGAGAGTATTAAAAACCCAaaactaattttgtgtttgttttttatttggcaAAGAAATGCAATCAAACCATGAAGAAGGAAGTTATTCCTGGTATCTCTTATTTGACATAATTTTGAGCCCAGACTTTAAATGCTATCTAACATTTGTGTTTTACAGAGTTACGGGTTGAATTGTGGTCCCCTAAGATAGGTtggagtcctaacccccagtacctcagaatgtgacttcattttgagataagatctttacagaggtaatccaATTAAAATGGGGTCATTTGGGTGGGCCCTAATTCAGTATGGCTAGTGTCCATACTTGTTGAAAAGCTGAGAGAGATTTGAACACAGATGCACACCCAGGGAGAACACGATGGGTAGATGAAGGCAAAGATTGGGGTGATGGTTCTACAAATCAAGAAATATTGAAGATTGCCAACAAACTACCAGAAGCAAGAAGAAAGGCGTAGACCAAATTCCCCCTCACACTGAGAAGGAACCAAGTCTCCTGACACTTCGATCTTGGACTTAACAGCCTCCAGACTGTGAAACAATAACTCActgaagccacccagtttgtggtactttgttatgccAGCTCTAGAAAATGGATATGTGAGAGAATCCACCTTTCGGCGGCATCACTACCAAAACTGGGTACAGAAGCAAAATTAGATGTTGGTTCTCCAATGTGTGATAGAAGTGGCTTTGgctaaaaaagaatgagatcttggcCCTTGGGGGTGAGGAGAATGctggtttctttgttttctgtggttGAAATGCTTCCTTGGACACCTGTGCAGCTGTGTAACTGAGCTTGTGCCTCCACGTTGGCCCCCTGGACTCATAAGCACCTGAGCACCTAGCTGTTTCCTCACTTTAGGTTGGTAGTTACTGCATGGCTGCGTCTTAACTCCAGGACTTGTCGGGAATTGGTATGGTCAGGGCATTGTCTCCTTCAGCACTGAGAGTAGTTTCTGCAGCAGTCCTTGCTCCAGCTGGAGTGAGATGAGGATTTGTCTTTGACCTGGGGCATTTCAGCCTGTAAAGGTTTGTACAGGTTCCTTATGATCCATGGGCCTAGTACCAAGCATTAATTAAGTCAGAACTGATTGTGTTGCTCCCTCTTTAAAACTCTGCGTTATACTTAGGATAAAATCCAAATACCTTGCCATGACCTCAAAGGTTCCGCATAATCCATGCCCTACTTCCTCTCAGGCCTCATCTCGGTCCACTGCCCTATTTGTTTTGCTCCACAGCCTATTCCCTTACTGGAAGACTTCCCTCTAGTTATTCCATTAACTGGCTGCCCTCGTTCAGGTGTCAGCTGAAGTTGCTTTGCCTGTTAAGTTCACCATCTCAAGGCTGATTCCTCATCCTTTAATACGGCAACACcttgttgtttttgatttttggggtgtttttgtttctgggtttttgttttgttttgtttttgagagacagtttcactcttgttgcccaggctggaggtcagtggcgTGAtccaagctcactgcaacctccgctttccaggttcaagcgatcttcctgcctcagtctcttaagtatctggaattacagatatgctaccatgcccagctaattttgtatttttagtagagacagggtttcaccatgttggccaggctggtctcgaactcctgacctcaggtgatccacccacctcggcctcccaaaatgctgagattataggcatcagccaccgtgcccagccaaaacctTGTTTATATTAACATGCTTAATTGTATCTTTTCCATTAGAATTTAAGTTATATGACAGCAAGAAGGACACAACTGTACCCACATTAACACAGTGCCTAAAACATGGTATGATGACTTGTTATACCTTGTTGAATTGACTGGCTTTCCATAATTCCACAGGTAGATCAATAACTTATATTGGAACTATATAAAAACAAACGTGTGTATCAGGTAGACACAGTATCAACTGATCTTAATGTTAGATGTCCTAGAAAGGATCAAAATACTAAAGGGACAATACCCTTGTCAATCTTTTATTAGCTCACGCCATTAAAATGCCAAGTACCATTTGTGGAGGACAACAATGAAGGttactttcatcttttttttttttttttttttttttttttgagacggagtcttgctctgtcgcccgggttggagtgcagtggtgggatctcagctcactgcaagctgcgcctcccgggtttacgccattctcctgcctcagcctccggagtagctgggactacaggcgcccgccacctcgcccggctagttttttgtatttttagtagagacggggtttcactgtgttagccaggatggactcgatctcctgacctcgtgatccgcccgtctcttcctcccaaagtgctgggattacaggcttgagccactgcgcccggccactacTTTCATCTTTTATGTAAAACTGTTCCAACTAATGTTAACAGATAAAATTTGTACAGTaacacctaatttttaaaaatagaacaaagattCTTTCTTTGGGTATTGCAACAACCAAAATTAAATGAAGAATTGTGCactgcttggccgggcgcggcggctcacgcctgtaatcccagcactttgggaggccgaggcgggcggatcacaaggtcaggaaatcgagaccatcctggctaacgtggtgaaaccctgtctctactaaaaatacaaaaaaaattagactggcgtggtggcaggcacctgtagtcccagctactcgagaggctgaggcaggagaatggtgtgaacccgggaggcagagcttgcagtcagccgagatcgcaccattgcactccagcctgggcaacagagcaagactctgtctcaaaaaaaaaaaaaaaaaaaaaaaattgtgcactGCTAACCAAGacctagtttttaaaatgtctattgtgtaattttaagtaaaaaatagcAGGGCTGGAcacagtaactcacacctgtaatcccaccactttgagagagCAAGGCAGACTGTTTGAGCCTAgaaattcaggaccagcctgggcaacatggtgaaaccctgtctttacaaaaaataccaaagttagccaggcatggtgcacacctgtagtcccagttactggggaggctgaggcggagaataagttgagcctgggagttcaaggctgctgtgagtcctgatcatgctactgctctccatcctggatgacagaatgagaccctgtctcaaaaaataacagcaatgACAAAGTGTAGTGGAAGAAACACTGGACTTATGTTCCAATTCTGCCACTAACATGATCCTTAagtcttcattttcttgattgCATAATAAGGGAGGTTGGTAGTTTCCAATCTGGTTTCATTTCTCTATTCCTTAGAAAAGTCCTCTCTTCAGCCAAAGCCTAATATATAGAACTATGCTGGTTCAAGAAGGCTGTCCCTCTTCAACCCACCGTCCCATGCTGCAGACAGGAGTTCCTCTGCGCACAGTTTGAAAACCTTTGTCCTAGAGCTGGGGTCCCCAACTCCATGCTACAGATCTGTTAGTGTCTGGTAAatctgttaggaaccaggctacacaccaggaggtgagtggcaggagACCGAGCATTATTgtctgagctccgcctcctgtcagatcagcgatGATggtgttagattctcataggagcgtgaaccttattgtgaactgtgcatgcatgCAAGGGACCTAAGTTGCCTACtcattatgagaatctaatgcctgatgatctgaggtggaacagtttcatcctgaaaccattcctaTCTCCCCGTAAACCACCACCTTCCCCCACAATCCCTGTGGAAAATATTATCTTCCGCAAAACCgttccctggtgccaaaaatgtcaGGGACCAGTTTAAAGTCCATTACTGTTCTAAAAGTTCAAAAACATTAACATGCAATTGGTTTGATGTGAACTATTTTGTGTCATGTGATGACTTATAAACTAGTTTATGCACAAAGGGGGCATTTgctaaaatatcagaaatattgATAATCATGCATGGCTGCCTTTCGTAAAGCAT from Piliocolobus tephrosceles isolate RC106 chromosome 13, ASM277652v3, whole genome shotgun sequence encodes:
- the LIN7C gene encoding protein lin-7 homolog C isoform X1; translation: MAHACNPSTSEGQDICRAIELLEKLQRSGEVPPQKLQALQRVLQSEFCNAVREVYEHVYETVDISSSPEVRANATAKATVAAFAASEGHSHPRVVELPKTEEGLGFNIMGGKEQNSPIYISRIIPGGIADRHGGLKRGDQLLSVNGVSVEGEHHEKAVELLKAAQGKVKLVVRYTPKVLEEMESRFEKMRSAKRRQQT
- the LIN7C gene encoding protein lin-7 homolog C isoform X2 codes for the protein MAALGEPVRLERDICRAIELLEKLQRSGEVPPQKLQALQRVLQSEFCNAVREVYEHVYETVDISSSPEVRANATAKATVAAFAASEGHSHPRVVELPKTEEGLGFNIMGGKEQNSPIYISRIIPGGIADRHGGLKRGDQLLSVNGVSVEGEHHEKAVELLKAAQGKVKLVVRYTPKVLEEMESRFEKMRSAKRRQQT